A genomic window from Winogradskyella sp. J14-2 includes:
- a CDS encoding efflux RND transporter permease subunit — translation MAKKKKEKKNVDKEFGLSSWAINNKTTMYVAIILILILGGSAYFSMPRESFPEIRETKIYISSLYPGNTAEDIEKLITDPIEDKLKNVSNVVEITSTSQEDYSMVIVEFDEDISVDAAKQKVKDEIDSETASEDWPTFNGAKVEPNVFELSLSEEMPILNINISGDYTVERLKEFGEYLEDEIEDLDEIKQVDIRGAQEKEVEVAVDVYKMMASKVNFDDIVGAIGNGNMTMSAGNLITSGQRRTIRILGEIENPQDLQDFVVKSENNNPIYLKDIARITFRPKDKTTYAREYITEKGKSDAVVMLDVKKRSGKNMVAAAEKIEKIVADAKANVLPTNLRITIANDQSSKTIGQVDDLVNNIIFGIILVVTVLMFFLGFKNALFVGFAIPMSMFMSLMILNLLGFTMNTMILFGLIMGLGMLVDNGIVLVENVYRLMEQEGLSRKEAAKKGIGEIAFPIIISTATTVAAFIPLGLWPGLMGQFMVYFPKTLGVVLGSSLVVAIFFNSVLVSQFMTIEDKEMSLKRIIYITSIVGGIGLLILLFGGTYRGLGTVMVFTAIMLWIYRLILRKAANNFQTKTLVRLENFYENTLKGALRGWWPQIIAIGSFILFFLAFGSFGASVDSKRTKIEFFPDNKPNQIIVYIEYPEGTDIKKTNEITKEIEDKVYEILYDDTYMAKGKNFMVESSVSQVGEGAGNPQTDGGSAAEMPHKGKITASMREYKYRKGKDSEELRKKVQEALSGIFPGVLISVEKDANGPPVGPPINIEIEGSDYNELIAVAEQMRTYINSKNISAIDELKIDVNKSKPGMQVVVDREKAGELGVSTGQVGQQLRNSLFGAKAGIYKEDGDDFDIYVRFNEDLRYNTSALFNQNIIFRDMASGQIKEIPVSTVAKQRNNSGFSAIKHKETKRVVTVYSALAPGYTDAGAVVSQIQNEMKNFDGLPSDIKIDYTGQIEEQNKEMAFLMSAFFTGLGLIFFILIFQFNSVSKPAIIMIAIFLSLIGVFGGIVITGDSFVILMTMMGIISLAGIVVNNGVVLLDYAQLLIDRKKNELDLDESENLPKQELLSQIIKAGKARLRPVLLTAITTILGLIPLAIGLNINFFTLVSEFDANIYFGGDNVIFWGPLAWTVIYGLFIATFLTLIVVPVLFYLSIRLKVWMKTKFSRVEEFQSSKEETLPL, via the coding sequence ATGGCAAAAAAGAAAAAAGAAAAAAAGAACGTCGATAAAGAATTTGGATTATCCTCTTGGGCTATAAATAATAAAACCACAATGTATGTGGCTATAATTTTAATTCTCATACTAGGAGGCTCTGCTTATTTCAGTATGCCAAGAGAAAGTTTCCCAGAAATTAGAGAAACTAAAATATACATTAGTTCGCTTTATCCTGGTAATACAGCTGAAGATATTGAAAAACTCATCACAGACCCTATAGAAGATAAACTTAAAAATGTTAGTAACGTAGTTGAAATAACCTCAACCTCGCAAGAAGATTACTCTATGGTTATCGTTGAGTTTGACGAGGATATTTCTGTTGATGCAGCAAAGCAAAAAGTTAAGGATGAGATTGACTCAGAAACGGCAAGCGAAGATTGGCCAACCTTTAATGGCGCAAAGGTAGAGCCCAATGTTTTTGAATTAAGCCTTTCTGAAGAAATGCCAATCCTCAACATTAATATTTCTGGCGACTATACTGTAGAGCGTCTTAAGGAATTTGGCGAATATCTCGAAGATGAAATAGAAGATCTCGATGAAATTAAACAAGTAGATATTAGAGGCGCTCAAGAAAAAGAAGTCGAAGTTGCTGTAGATGTTTACAAGATGATGGCATCTAAAGTAAATTTTGATGATATTGTTGGTGCTATCGGCAATGGAAATATGACAATGTCTGCCGGTAACCTTATCACAAGCGGACAACGTCGTACAATTAGAATATTGGGAGAAATTGAAAATCCTCAGGATTTACAAGATTTCGTTGTTAAATCCGAAAATAACAATCCTATTTATTTAAAGGACATTGCTAGAATAACGTTTAGACCAAAGGATAAAACCACTTATGCACGCGAATATATCACAGAAAAAGGCAAAAGCGATGCAGTTGTAATGTTAGACGTTAAAAAACGCTCCGGTAAAAATATGGTTGCAGCAGCAGAAAAAATCGAAAAAATTGTTGCAGACGCAAAAGCTAATGTTTTACCTACCAATCTGCGCATTACTATTGCAAATGACCAATCATCCAAGACCATCGGTCAGGTAGATGATTTGGTAAATAATATCATCTTTGGTATCATCCTCGTGGTAACCGTATTGATGTTTTTCTTAGGTTTTAAAAATGCTCTTTTTGTTGGTTTTGCAATACCAATGTCCATGTTTATGTCCCTAATGATATTAAATCTATTAGGTTTTACAATGAACACTATGATTCTCTTCGGATTAATAATGGGTCTTGGTATGCTCGTAGACAACGGTATTGTACTCGTTGAAAACGTATATCGTTTAATGGAGCAAGAAGGATTATCACGTAAGGAAGCGGCAAAAAAAGGTATTGGAGAAATAGCTTTCCCTATCATTATTTCTACGGCAACTACAGTAGCAGCATTTATTCCGCTAGGCCTTTGGCCAGGATTGATGGGGCAGTTTATGGTATATTTCCCTAAAACTTTAGGTGTTGTATTGGGTTCTTCATTAGTTGTAGCAATATTCTTCAATTCAGTATTGGTATCTCAATTTATGACCATTGAAGACAAAGAAATGTCACTTAAGCGAATTATATATATCACATCAATAGTAGGTGGCATAGGTCTTCTTATATTATTATTTGGTGGCACTTATAGAGGATTAGGGACTGTAATGGTTTTTACAGCTATAATGCTATGGATTTACAGGTTAATCCTTAGAAAAGCAGCTAATAACTTTCAGACCAAAACACTCGTTAGGCTAGAAAACTTCTACGAAAACACCCTAAAAGGCGCATTACGAGGATGGTGGCCACAGATTATAGCTATAGGTAGTTTTATACTCTTCTTCCTTGCATTTGGAAGTTTTGGAGCGTCTGTAGATAGTAAGCGCACTAAAATAGAATTCTTTCCAGATAACAAGCCGAATCAAATTATTGTTTATATAGAATACCCAGAAGGTACAGACATAAAAAAAACCAATGAAATCACTAAAGAAATAGAAGATAAAGTTTACGAAATTCTATACGATGATACCTACATGGCAAAGGGTAAAAACTTTATGGTAGAAAGTTCGGTCTCTCAGGTAGGCGAGGGTGCTGGCAATCCTCAAACCGATGGTGGTTCTGCAGCAGAAATGCCTCATAAAGGAAAAATTACGGCATCTATGCGCGAGTATAAATACCGAAAAGGAAAGGATAGTGAAGAACTTCGTAAAAAAGTACAAGAAGCTTTATCTGGCATTTTTCCTGGTGTTTTAATTTCGGTTGAAAAAGATGCCAACGGACCACCTGTTGGCCCACCAATAAACATTGAAATTGAGGGCAGTGATTACAACGAACTTATTGCAGTTGCCGAGCAAATGAGAACATACATTAACTCCAAAAACATTTCAGCAATTGATGAACTTAAAATAGACGTTAATAAGTCTAAACCAGGTATGCAAGTTGTTGTAGACAGAGAAAAAGCAGGCGAGCTTGGTGTAAGTACTGGCCAGGTTGGTCAACAGTTGCGCAATTCACTATTTGGTGCAAAGGCTGGTATTTACAAAGAAGACGGTGACGATTTTGACATCTATGTACGTTTTAATGAAGACCTGCGCTACAACACAAGTGCACTGTTTAATCAAAATATTATTTTTAGAGATATGGCCTCTGGCCAAATAAAAGAAATCCCTGTTTCTACAGTAGCTAAACAAAGAAATAATTCTGGTTTTAGCGCTATTAAACACAAAGAGACCAAGCGCGTGGTAACTGTATATTCTGCTTTGGCACCTGGCTATACAGATGCTGGTGCCGTGGTAAGTCAAATTCAAAATGAAATGAAGAATTTTGATGGATTACCATCAGACATTAAGATAGATTACACAGGTCAAATTGAAGAACAAAATAAGGAAATGGCCTTTTTAATGAGTGCGTTCTTTACAGGACTAGGCTTAATTTTCTTCATCTTAATTTTCCAATTTAATTCAGTCTCTAAACCAGCAATTATTATGATTGCTATTTTCCTGAGTTTAATTGGTGTGTTTGGCGGTATTGTCATTACAGGAGATTCGTTTGTGATTTTAATGACAATGATGGGAATTATTTCACTTGCCGGAATAGTTGTAAACAATGGAGTGGTGCTCTTAGATTACGCACAACTTTTAATAGACCGAAAGAAAAACGAGTTAGACTTAGATGAATCTGAAAATTTACCAAAACAAGAACTCTTATCGCAAATTATTAAAGCCGGCAAAGCACGTTTAAGACCCGTATTGCTAACAGCAATTACTACGATTCTAGGACTTATTCCGTTAGCAATCGGATTAAACATCAATTTCTTTACCTTAGTCAGTGAGTTCGATGCTAACATTTACTTTGGTGGAGACAATGTTATTTTTTGGGGACCTCTAGCTTGGACGGTAATTTACGGATTATTCATTGCTACCTTCTTAACGCTAATCGTCGTTCCTGTACTGTTCTATTTATCCATAAGATTAAAGGTTTGGATGAAAACAAAATTTAGCCGAGTTGAAGAATTTCAATCTTCTAAAGAAGAAACACTTCCACTATAA
- a CDS encoding TetR/AcrR family transcriptional regulator, which translates to MRDKIIHKASELFLSLGFKSVTMDDIANELGISKKTIYVHFPNKTKLVEATTSHVFETISCGIDHICGLEKNPIEEVFEIKRFVMDHLKDEKSSPQYQLQKYYPKIFSSLKAKQFEVMQGCVVENLNRGIALGLYRENLDVNFISRIYFNCMVILKDQELFPLKNFSMNALMENYLEYHLRGICTPKGIDYLDKHLKINQNTTYN; encoded by the coding sequence ATGAGAGATAAAATAATACACAAAGCTTCAGAACTTTTCCTTAGCCTTGGTTTTAAAAGTGTTACCATGGATGATATTGCTAATGAACTTGGTATTTCTAAAAAGACCATTTATGTGCACTTCCCTAATAAAACGAAGTTGGTAGAGGCAACTACATCTCATGTTTTTGAAACTATTTCTTGTGGAATTGATCATATATGTGGTCTTGAAAAAAATCCCATTGAAGAGGTTTTTGAGATCAAAAGGTTTGTAATGGACCACCTTAAGGATGAGAAATCATCCCCTCAATACCAATTACAGAAGTATTACCCAAAAATTTTCTCGTCATTAAAGGCAAAACAATTTGAAGTTATGCAAGGATGCGTTGTAGAAAACCTTAACAGAGGCATTGCGTTGGGACTATATAGAGAAAACCTAGACGTTAATTTTATTTCGAGAATATACTTTAATTGTATGGTAATACTTAAGGACCAAGAGCTATTTCCTTTAAAAAACTTTTCAATGAATGCCTTAATGGAAAACTATTTAGAGTACCACTTAAGAGGTATCTGTACACCAAAAGGTATAGACTATTTAGATAAGCACCTAAAAATCAATCAAAACACAACATACAACTAA
- a CDS encoding polyprenyl synthetase family protein produces the protein MQNIKTYQESFLKYLEDFTEEKEPKSLYEPINYILKLGGKRLRPVLTLMTADIFGSKAKDAINAALSVEVFHNFSLIHDDIMDDAPLRRGRETVHEKWDLNTGILSGDAMLILAYQLFENYEPDTFQALAKLFSKTALEVCEGQQYDIDFETRTDVTIPDYLKMIEYKTAVLVGAAMKMGAIVANASLEDQNAIYDFGRYLGIAFQLQDDYLDAFGNPETFGKQVGGDILENKKTYLYLKTLALGSKAEKNELIALMASNTIENDAKVESVKALFKNSGAAEATQNAVKDYTQKAFAVLEKLNISENKKQMLRLFGEQLMNRRV, from the coding sequence ATGCAAAATATTAAGACTTATCAAGAATCTTTCTTAAAGTATTTAGAAGATTTTACTGAGGAAAAAGAGCCAAAAAGCCTTTATGAGCCTATAAATTATATTTTAAAATTGGGAGGAAAGCGTTTAAGACCAGTATTAACGTTAATGACTGCTGATATTTTTGGAAGCAAGGCTAAAGATGCCATCAATGCTGCTCTTTCTGTAGAGGTTTTTCATAACTTTTCATTAATCCATGATGATATTATGGACGATGCGCCTTTGCGCAGAGGAAGAGAAACTGTGCACGAAAAGTGGGATTTGAATACTGGGATTCTTTCAGGTGATGCCATGCTTATTTTAGCTTATCAGTTGTTTGAGAATTACGAGCCAGACACTTTTCAGGCCTTGGCAAAATTATTCAGTAAAACAGCTTTAGAAGTTTGTGAAGGGCAGCAATACGACATTGATTTTGAAACTAGAACTGATGTTACCATACCCGATTATCTAAAGATGATAGAATATAAAACAGCGGTTTTGGTTGGTGCAGCTATGAAAATGGGTGCCATTGTAGCTAATGCTTCGTTAGAGGACCAAAATGCTATTTATGATTTTGGTCGTTATTTGGGTATTGCGTTTCAGTTACAAGACGATTATTTAGATGCGTTTGGTAATCCTGAAACCTTTGGAAAGCAGGTAGGTGGTGATATTCTTGAAAACAAAAAAACCTATTTGTACCTCAAAACCCTGGCCTTAGGCAGTAAGGCTGAAAAAAACGAGCTTATTGCACTAATGGCAAGCAACACAATTGAAAATGATGCTAAAGTAGAAAGTGTTAAAGCACTTTTTAAAAATTCTGGCGCAGCAGAAGCCACACAAAACGCTGTAAAAGATTACACCCAAAAAGCCTTTGCGGTTTTAGAAAAGCTAAATATTTCTGAAAACAAAAAACAAATGCTCCGATTGTTTGGGGAGCAATTAATGAATAGACGCGTGTAA
- a CDS encoding alpha-ketoglutarate decarboxylase, whose protein sequence is MIKIRLNTNQKIILSSILLYFFVNFSNAQSISNNDGFWQNVQFGGGVGLNFGDGFFSAAIAPNALYNFNPYVAAGVGLNFQYSSQRDVFKSTVVGGSIIGLFNPYRELQISTEFEQLYVNRDFDEGFENNVDNSYWYPALFLGAGYRSGNITFGIRYDILYDEDRSIQNQAWMPFVRFWF, encoded by the coding sequence ATGATAAAAATTAGGCTAAATACAAATCAAAAAATAATTTTAAGCAGTATTCTTTTATATTTTTTTGTGAATTTCTCAAATGCACAAAGTATTAGTAATAATGATGGTTTTTGGCAAAACGTTCAATTTGGTGGTGGTGTTGGCTTAAACTTTGGCGATGGTTTTTTTAGTGCAGCTATTGCTCCTAATGCTTTGTACAACTTTAATCCCTATGTAGCCGCTGGTGTAGGACTCAATTTTCAATATAGCTCTCAGCGTGATGTTTTTAAATCTACTGTGGTTGGTGGCAGTATTATTGGCTTATTTAATCCTTACAGAGAATTACAAATTTCTACTGAGTTTGAACAGCTATACGTAAACCGTGACTTTGATGAGGGTTTTGAAAATAATGTAGACAACAGCTATTGGTATCCTGCGTTATTTTTGGGAGCCGGTTATAGAAGTGGAAACATTACTTTTGGTATTAGATATGACATTTTATACGATGAAGATAGAAGTATACAAAACCAAGCATGGATGCCTTTTGTAAGGTTTTGGTTTTGA
- a CDS encoding 2-oxoglutarate dehydrogenase E1 component — translation MDKYSFLNAAHTAYFADLYDQYLKNPDAIEPSWRAFFQGYDFGSENYGFDGEIVEGVSAQIPEQLQKEFQVVKLIDGYRNRGHLFTKTNPVRARRKYAPTLEIENFGLSKSDLNTVFSAGEIIGIGTSTLQNIIDHLERIYCDSIGVEYMYIRKPEEIQWIQEKLNVNDNHPQFSPDQKKNILRKLNEAVSFENFLHTKYVGQKRFSLEGNESLIPALDAMIETAAEYGVKEFVMGMAHRGRLSTLTNIFGKSAKDIFSEFDGKDYEEQVFDGDVKYHLGWTSDRETDSGKKINLSIAPNPSHLETVGAVVEGISRAKQDKPEIEDASQVLPIIVHGDAAIAGQGIVYEVVQMAQLDGYKTNGTVHIVVNNQIGFTTNYLDGRSSTYCTDVGKVTLSPVLHVNADDAESVVHATLFALHFRMKFKRDVFIDLLGYRKYGHNEGDEPKFTQPLLYKAISKHKNPRDIYAERLIGEGIIDKDYVSKIEKEYKDRLEEKLEDSRKIEKTVISPFMHEQWKDFERVDESEMMKPIDTTVSKELLSDITKVISNLPEDKKFIRKIQRLVESRQTMFDEDRLDWAMAEHLAYGTLLAEGYNVRISGQDVERGTFSHRHAVVKVEDSEEEIILHKTISDNQGQFNIYNSLLSEYGVVGFDYGYAMASPNTLTIWEAQFGDFSNGAQIMIDQYISSGEDKWKTSNGLVMLLPHGYEGQGAEHSSARMERYLQLCAKDNMFIADCTTPANMFHLLRKQMKANYRKPLIVFTPKSLLRHPKVISTVDEFANGGFQTVIDDPNANVEKVKTLVFLTGKFYYDLMEQQEKLGRDDVALVRIEQLFPLPTDEIKNILGKYSNAEDIVWAQEEPRNMGAYGHMMMHLEEAKTWRAASRRPYGAPAAGSSMRSKIRHQEVIDYVFDKSKNNQIRN, via the coding sequence ATGGATAAATATTCCTTTCTCAACGCAGCACATACAGCATACTTTGCTGACTTATACGACCAATACCTTAAAAATCCTGATGCCATAGAACCGAGTTGGCGAGCCTTTTTTCAAGGTTACGACTTTGGGTCTGAGAATTATGGATTTGATGGTGAAATAGTAGAAGGTGTTTCTGCTCAAATACCAGAACAGCTTCAAAAGGAATTTCAGGTCGTAAAACTTATAGATGGTTACAGAAATAGAGGGCACTTGTTTACAAAAACCAATCCTGTTAGAGCCCGGAGAAAATATGCTCCAACTTTAGAGATTGAAAATTTTGGGCTTTCCAAAAGTGATTTAAACACTGTTTTCTCTGCCGGAGAAATCATTGGTATTGGTACATCTACCTTACAAAATATTATAGACCACCTAGAGCGCATATATTGTGACTCTATCGGTGTAGAATATATGTATATAAGAAAACCAGAGGAAATTCAGTGGATACAAGAAAAACTGAATGTTAATGATAATCACCCTCAGTTTTCGCCAGACCAAAAGAAAAATATTCTAAGAAAATTAAATGAAGCGGTTTCCTTCGAGAATTTCTTACATACCAAATATGTAGGTCAAAAACGATTTTCCTTAGAAGGTAATGAGTCATTGATTCCAGCCCTAGACGCCATGATAGAAACAGCGGCAGAATATGGAGTTAAAGAATTTGTTATGGGTATGGCACATCGTGGTCGTTTAAGTACACTTACAAATATTTTTGGCAAGTCTGCAAAGGATATTTTCAGTGAGTTTGATGGTAAAGATTACGAAGAACAGGTTTTTGATGGTGATGTAAAATATCATTTAGGCTGGACCAGCGATCGTGAAACCGACTCAGGTAAAAAAATAAATTTAAGTATAGCTCCAAACCCTTCTCACCTAGAAACTGTTGGTGCAGTTGTAGAAGGTATATCTAGAGCAAAACAAGACAAGCCAGAAATTGAGGATGCCTCACAAGTTTTACCGATTATAGTTCATGGTGATGCAGCAATTGCTGGTCAAGGCATAGTGTACGAAGTTGTGCAGATGGCACAGTTAGATGGTTATAAAACAAACGGAACCGTACATATTGTAGTTAACAACCAAATTGGTTTTACTACAAACTATTTAGATGGCCGTTCTAGTACGTATTGTACCGATGTTGGTAAAGTAACGTTGTCTCCAGTGCTTCACGTTAACGCAGACGATGCTGAGTCTGTTGTACATGCAACATTATTTGCACTTCATTTTAGAATGAAATTTAAGCGCGATGTTTTTATAGATCTATTAGGGTACAGAAAGTATGGACACAACGAAGGTGATGAACCAAAGTTTACACAGCCACTCCTATACAAAGCTATTTCTAAGCATAAAAACCCGAGAGATATTTATGCCGAACGATTAATAGGAGAAGGCATAATCGATAAAGATTATGTTTCAAAAATTGAAAAAGAATACAAGGATAGACTTGAAGAAAAACTCGAGGATTCACGTAAAATAGAGAAGACTGTAATTTCTCCATTTATGCACGAGCAATGGAAAGATTTTGAACGCGTAGATGAAAGCGAAATGATGAAACCAATTGATACAACGGTTTCAAAAGAACTACTTTCAGATATTACTAAAGTTATTTCTAATTTGCCTGAGGATAAAAAGTTTATCAGAAAGATTCAACGTTTGGTAGAATCGCGCCAAACGATGTTTGACGAAGACAGACTAGATTGGGCTATGGCCGAGCATTTGGCTTATGGAACATTACTGGCAGAAGGATATAATGTTAGAATTTCTGGTCAGGATGTAGAGCGAGGCACATTTTCCCATAGGCATGCCGTTGTTAAAGTAGAAGACAGCGAGGAAGAAATAATCTTACATAAAACTATTTCAGACAACCAAGGGCAGTTCAATATTTACAACTCATTATTATCAGAGTACGGTGTTGTAGGATTTGATTATGGTTATGCCATGGCAAGTCCTAATACCCTTACCATTTGGGAAGCACAGTTTGGAGATTTTAGCAATGGTGCCCAAATAATGATAGACCAATACATTTCTTCTGGCGAAGATAAGTGGAAAACCTCCAACGGATTGGTAATGTTGCTACCGCATGGTTACGAAGGGCAAGGTGCTGAGCACTCTTCTGCTCGTATGGAGCGCTATTTACAATTATGCGCAAAAGACAATATGTTTATAGCAGACTGTACAACTCCTGCCAACATGTTTCATCTGTTACGAAAGCAAATGAAGGCTAATTACAGAAAACCTTTAATCGTATTTACTCCAAAAAGCTTGTTACGTCATCCAAAGGTAATTTCAACTGTAGATGAGTTTGCAAACGGAGGTTTTCAAACTGTAATAGATGATCCAAATGCAAATGTTGAGAAAGTTAAAACTTTAGTATTTTTAACAGGTAAGTTCTATTACGACCTCATGGAACAACAAGAGAAACTAGGGAGGGACGATGTAGCTCTGGTAAGAATAGAACAGTTATTTCCATTGCCAACAGACGAAATTAAAAATATATTAGGTAAATATAGCAACGCAGAAGATATTGTTTGGGCGCAAGAAGAACCAAGAAATATGGGAGCTTACGGCCACATGATGATGCATTTAGAAGAAGCAAAAACATGGAGAGCAGCAAGTAGAAGACCTTATGGTGCTCCTGCTGCAGGTAGCTCCATGCGTTCTAAAATAAGACATCAAGAAGTGATAGATTACGTTTTTGATAAAAGCAAGAATAACCAAATAAGAAATTAA
- a CDS encoding TolC family protein, whose product MRNTLSLLFITFVFIGYSQEEPMSFTLQEAIDYALENNRKAKNAVRDIEAAKQQKWETTATGLPQLNANIDYQNFLKQQFDQPFDLGEDGFIDFGAPQSVTAGASLTQKIFDGTYLVGLQSAKVFLEISKNAKDKTDLEVRKAVINAYGNVLLSEESITIYEKNILVLRKNLDETTKIYENGLEEEESVEQLQITLSNLESGLNNAKRLQSIAYQMFNITLGLDYNTSVALTENLENLAEKNISLEVLDKENDITSTVDYKIAENDKRSKELLLKLEKSKALPTLNASLSGAYLANRESFNFLDFNNPWVGIATFGATLNIPIFSSGMRSAATQRAKINLEKSKDDLTETQQRLNLEIETARSNYRFATEDYNNKKQNLALAQRIEQKNQTKFFEGIGSSFELRQAQTQLYTAQQELLQAMLDVISTKAELETLTNQITNF is encoded by the coding sequence ATGAGAAATACGCTTTCACTACTTTTTATAACTTTTGTATTTATTGGCTATTCTCAAGAGGAGCCTATGAGCTTTACATTACAAGAGGCTATAGATTATGCACTAGAAAATAACCGAAAAGCTAAAAACGCAGTTAGAGACATTGAGGCTGCCAAACAGCAAAAATGGGAGACCACAGCAACAGGACTCCCTCAACTAAATGCTAATATCGATTATCAAAACTTTTTGAAACAACAATTTGATCAACCCTTCGATCTTGGCGAGGATGGCTTTATAGATTTTGGTGCTCCGCAGTCGGTTACTGCTGGCGCTAGTCTTACTCAAAAAATATTCGACGGTACCTACTTGGTAGGTCTACAATCTGCAAAAGTATTTTTAGAAATCTCAAAAAACGCTAAAGACAAAACCGATTTAGAAGTTAGAAAAGCTGTTATAAATGCCTATGGAAATGTCCTTCTTTCTGAAGAAAGTATTACCATTTACGAAAAAAACATTTTAGTATTAAGAAAAAACCTTGACGAAACAACTAAAATCTATGAAAACGGTCTTGAAGAAGAAGAAAGCGTAGAGCAATTGCAAATAACCCTTTCTAACCTCGAGAGCGGATTAAATAATGCCAAGAGGCTTCAAAGCATAGCCTATCAAATGTTTAACATCACTTTAGGACTAGATTATAATACCAGCGTAGCTCTAACAGAAAATCTTGAAAATTTAGCCGAAAAAAATATTTCTCTAGAAGTGCTAGACAAAGAAAATGATATTACTTCAACCGTAGACTACAAGATAGCAGAGAACGATAAACGCTCTAAAGAGTTGTTGCTAAAATTAGAAAAAAGTAAAGCGCTCCCTACATTAAACGCAAGTTTATCTGGTGCTTACTTAGCCAATAGAGAATCTTTTAATTTCTTAGACTTTAATAATCCTTGGGTTGGTATAGCAACATTTGGTGCAACTCTAAATATACCTATCTTTAGTTCTGGCATGCGTAGTGCCGCAACACAACGTGCAAAAATTAATTTAGAAAAATCTAAAGACGATCTTACAGAAACCCAACAACGCCTAAATTTAGAAATAGAAACCGCAAGGAGCAATTATAGGTTTGCAACTGAAGATTACAACAACAAAAAACAAAATCTTGCTCTTGCGCAACGCATTGAGCAAAAAAACCAAACTAAGTTTTTTGAAGGTATAGGCTCTAGCTTTGAGCTAAGACAAGCACAAACACAATTATATACAGCTCAACAAGAGTTACTTCAAGCAATGCTAGATGTCATTAGCACAAAAGCTGAGCTAGAGACACTAACAAACCAAATAACCAACTTTTAA
- a CDS encoding efflux RND transporter periplasmic adaptor subunit, translated as MKKIYSVIFITTVLLACSGEKKQSVEELIASNSAEAIQQRKDELVNQQQALAIQIKQLDEKLQSINPDRNVPLITTFKANTEEFKHYLELQGSVETKQNIVITPETNGIITRIYVKEGQNVGKGQLLASIDDGGLSQQKAQLEIQADLAKTTFERQKRLWDQKIGSEIQYLQAKSQYEGLQKSIAQINQQLAKNSVRAPFSGVIDDVITEEGNVAAAGQTPLMRLVNLSEMYIKTDIPESYITSITKGKAVEVMFPVLGKTLNSEVRQTGNFINPANRTFDVEIAVPNKSGDIKPNLTARLKINDYTNDKAILIPQSIISENAEGEQYIYAITDKQEGKATAKQVIIETGKTQGDLIEVLSGIEGETEIIKEGARSVKDGQTVKVINSKNSND; from the coding sequence ATGAAAAAAATATATAGTGTAATCTTTATAACAACCGTTTTACTGGCTTGCTCAGGTGAGAAAAAACAATCTGTAGAAGAGCTAATAGCATCTAACAGTGCGGAGGCCATTCAACAGAGAAAAGACGAATTAGTAAATCAACAGCAGGCACTCGCTATTCAAATTAAACAGCTAGACGAAAAACTGCAGAGCATAAACCCAGACAGAAACGTCCCGTTGATTACAACATTTAAAGCAAATACAGAAGAATTTAAACACTACTTAGAACTTCAAGGTAGTGTAGAAACAAAGCAAAATATAGTTATAACACCAGAGACTAACGGCATAATAACACGTATTTATGTAAAGGAAGGGCAAAACGTTGGTAAAGGCCAATTATTAGCTTCTATTGATGACGGTGGTCTAAGTCAACAAAAAGCACAATTAGAAATCCAAGCAGATTTAGCAAAAACGACTTTTGAGCGCCAAAAACGACTTTGGGATCAAAAAATAGGTAGTGAGATACAATACCTACAAGCCAAATCTCAATACGAGGGCTTACAAAAAAGTATTGCTCAAATAAATCAGCAATTGGCCAAAAATAGCGTAAGAGCCCCTTTTTCTGGAGTTATTGATGATGTTATCACAGAAGAAGGGAATGTTGCTGCAGCTGGCCAAACCCCTTTAATGCGTTTGGTTAACTTAAGTGAAATGTACATTAAAACAGATATACCCGAAAGTTATATTACGAGCATCACAAAAGGAAAAGCTGTCGAAGTAATGTTTCCTGTTTTGGGTAAAACCCTAAATTCTGAAGTTAGACAAACTGGAAATTTTATAAATCCTGCCAACCGAACTTTTGATGTTGAAATTGCCGTACCAAATAAAAGTGGAGACATTAAACCTAATCTTACAGCGCGTTTAAAAATTAACGATTACACCAACGACAAAGCCATATTAATTCCTCAAAGCATTATTTCAGAAAATGCTGAAGGAGAACAGTACATTTATGCAATAACAGATAAACAAGAAGGTAAAGCCACCGCAAAACAAGTTATCATAGAAACTGGCAAAACACAAGGCGATTTAATTGAGGTTTTATCTGGTATTGAAGGTGAAACTGAAATTATAAAAGAAGGTGCACGTAGTGTTAAAGATGGTCAAACTGTTAAAGTTATCAACTCTAAAAATTCCAACGACTAA